From Qipengyuania psychrotolerans:
AAACAGGCAGTTTCGGCCCAGCGTCTCGCATCGCTCAACACCAGCCTTGCGGGCGCACGCGCAAAGCTGTCCCAGAATAACGATGCCATGGTCGGACTTAGCGAAGTCGAGCGGGCGGCCGAGGCTTCGCAGGGTATCTACGAGACGTATCTCAACCGCTTCAAGGAACTGATCGCGGCCGAAGGAAGCGAGAAGCCCAATGCCCGCATCCTGACCAATGCGGAGGCACCCCTATTCCCGCATTCCCCGAATATCCCTCTGAACATGGCACTCGCGCTGATCATCGGGCTCGGGATTGGTGTTCTCGCGGCATACATCAAGGAATCGCTTTTCCACGGCATCTCGACGCCAGATGAAGCCGAGCACGACCTGGGCCTGCCCTGTCTGGCGTCGGTTCCGCTCCTGTCCTCGATCGACAAAGGGAGCGACCACCCGGCTACAGCCATCCAGGATTCTCCGAAATCCGCATTTACCGAGTCGTTCCGTTCGCTGGGGGCAGCCATCGACATTGCGACGCAAGGCCAGGCCCAGGTTATCGCGGTGACATCGGCCCTGCCTAATGAAGGCAAGACGGTCATGTCGTGCTGCCTTGCCAGCGTCCTGGCTACTGGCGGGCAAAGGACGATGCTTGTCGATTGCGACTTGCGCCGACAAGGCATTAGCCGGCTGCTTAATATGCAGGCCGGCCAGAAGGGCCTCGTCGACGTGCTCAACGGCACAGCTCCGCTCGATCTGGAGCAATACGACGACGACAACGTCTTTTGCGTCCTGCCCCTTTCGCCCAACCGGGAGGAACCTGAACATCTTTTGAGAGGCCAGGAGTTCGTCGACCTGCTCGACAAGCTCCGCGGGCATTTCGACAGGATCATTCTGGACCTGCCCCCGGTTCTTCCAATTGCCGCGACGAGAATTCTCGCTAGCAGGGCCGATGCGACGATCTTTGCGACGAAGTGGCGCGACACGTCGAAGTTCGCGGTGAGAGCGGCGCTCAGGCGTCTGCCACCCGAGCAGGTCAACGTGCTGGGAATCGTGTTGAGCGGGGTCGACATGAACAAACGCTCGTTCCTCGACCCCCACGATCCGTATTTCTATTATTCGAAATACGAATCCTATTATGCATAGCCCTGCGCCGGTCGCGACAATACGGCAGCACCCTGCGTCACGCCCCGCATTTTCCGAACCTCGGGTCGCGATTGTACATTACTGGCTTGTTGGAATGAGAGGCGGAGAGCGCGTGGTGGAACGCCTGCTCCGGCTATTCCCCGATGCGGATATCTTCACCAACGTATATGATCCCGCGCGCACTTCGGCGGCGATCAACAATGCGAACGTCAGGGCGGGTTTCGTCGACCGGTTGCCCTTCGCAAACCGCCTCTACCAATATTACCTCCCGATGATGCCGATGGCATTGGAGGGGCTGGATCTCAGTCAGTACGATCTGGTGATCAGCAGCGAATCCGGACCAGCGAAGGGCGTCATCACCAGGCCGGATGCGGCGCATTTCTGTTATTGCCATTCGCCCATGCGTTACCTGTGGGATCACTATCATCAATATCGCTCGGAGGCTCCGCCACTGGCGCGGGGCGCGATGTCACTGATGTATCACCAACTGCGGATGTGGGACGTTTCCTCGAGCGCCCGGGTCGACCAATTCATCGCCAATTCCACTTTTATCGAGCAGCGCATCCGCAAGTTCTGGCGTCGCGAATCCGAAGTGATCCACCCCCCTGTCGATTGCGCGCTCTTCAAACAGTCTGCCGAGATTGACGAAAACTATCTCTGGGTGGGCCAGATGGTCCCCTACAAACGGCCAGACCTTGCCGTGGAAGCTTTCAATGCGAACGGACTGCCGCTCACCATGGTCGGCACGGGAAGCATGCTGAAGAAACTACGCTCGATTGCCAAACCGAACATTACTTTCATTTCGCACCTCGATTTCGCATCGCTCAAACGCGCCTATGCGCGGTGCCGCGCATTTGTGATGACGGCGGAAGAGGACTTCGGGATCACTCCAGTCGAATGCATGGCATCAGGTCGCCCGGTCATCGCCTTCGGAAGAGGTGGTGCAAAAGATACCGTGGTTCCCGGCGAAACGGGCCTGTTCTTCGACACCCAGGATGCCGCATCCCTGATAGAAGCGGTCGAGAGGATGGAAGTCTTCCTGAAAGAGTTCGATCCGCGCAGCTCGATCGACCGGGCAGCACTCTTCGCGCCCGAACATTTTGACCGGAAGATCATGCGCCTGGTTCGGGCCATCTGAGGAGGCAGGACGATGGAACTGACCTTCATCGGCATGATCCAGGTCGTAATCGGCATCCTCGTGGTGTTTTTCGGCAGTGTCCGAAGCGCACTCATCTTCTTGCTCGTGAGTGCTCTTTTCGAAGGTTCGGCGGCGATCGTCCTGCCATCACTGGGCGGCTCATCAATTCCCCCGGTGCAATTCGCACTGTTCTTCACGACCTTGAGGATTCTGGCGCCCAAAGGAGGGTATGTCGCCCTTCTCCCGTCCGCCATTGCAGACAACAAGTGGTACGTCCTGTTCGCTATCTACGGCATGGCCACGGCATATCTGGGGCCGCGCATGTTCGGCGGCGCGATCAATGTGTTCCCCATGCAGCCCGACCCGTCGCTGGGTCCTTTTGGCACCGTCCCCCTTAGTCCGACGCCGCAAAACCTGACTGCCGGGCTTTATCTGTTCGGCGCATTCATGCTGGCAATCACAAGTTACATTTTCTGCCGTGTGCCAAATGCTCCGGCAGCGCTGGTGAAAGCGCTCGTCCTGATAAGCTGGCTGCATATTCTCACCGGACTGGCTGACATCCTCACGCGCGGCACCGGAATGGAAAGCCTGCTGTCGGTGTTTCGCAACAGTAATTACAGCGCGCTGGACAATTCGATCGCCGGTTTCGTCCGGATCAGGGGCGTTTTGCCCGAAGCCTCTTCATATGCGGGCCTTGGCTTCGCCCTTTTCGTGGCGAACGCGGAGATGTGGTACCGCTCGATCAATCCGCGCGCGACCGGCCTGCTGGCCTCCATGCTGGCGCTGATACTTTTTTTCAGCACGGCCTCGACCGCCTACGTCGCGCTGGCAGCATTTGGCATTTTCTTCCTAATGCGGGCGATCCTGTTTCCAAATGCAGCGCCGAGCGGCAAATTGTTCAGGGCCGCGTTTCTCGGTTTTGGCATTCTCGTCGCGCTTTGCATTCTCCTTGCGATCATCCCGCGCCTGCCATTCGCGGTCTACGAATTGATCATGGATATGACCGTCGGCAAGCCGGCGAGCGATTCCGGGCAGCAGCGCCTGTTCTGGGCCATGCAGGGATGGCACGCGTTCCTGAGTTCATATGGCTTGGGGGTCGGCCCAGGCAGCTTCAGGTCGTCCAGCATCATCACCGCCATCATGGGGTCGATGGGGCTGATCGGACTTATAACCTTCGGATTACATCTGAAGCAGGTGTTCGAGGGGTCCAAGCGTTCGGCCTGGGGCGCAGGGTACACGTTCGAGCAATCACTCGCTGGCGCGCTTGGGACTGCGGCCGTGTTCAGCCTGGTGCCGGCCGCGATTTCTTCCCCGCATGCAGTCCCCTCGGCGCTGTTTTCGATCATGGCGAGTGCAGCAATTGCATTACGGTGCCTTTCAGCCTCACAATCGGCGACCCCGGACCGCCAGGCAAACGAAGCGCCACGCGGGCGAATTTCTCCGCACCAGCTGCGGGGCCGGCATGCGTAAACGGGTTCTCCACGCGCGCGATCTGTCGCCAGATCTGATTGCCCTCTGGCAAGAGTTTTGCAGGCGTGATCCGATCTATTCCAGTCCATTCTACTCGCCCCATTTCACTCAAGCGGTGGCGCAGGTCCGGCCTGACGTGCGCATCGCGATCCTCGAGGAGCGCGGCGAGATCGCCGGGTTCCTTCCATTTCATCTGACCAAGAGCGGAATTGGAAAGCCAATCGGTGGTCAATTGAACGACTATCAGGGCCCGATCCTTGCGCCGGGAGCCAAAATCACCCCGGAGGCGATCCTTGGTGCTGCCGATATCTCGTCTTACGATTTCAATCACCTTCCGGTCGCTTTTACGGGTTTGGCAAGGGAAGCCCGCAGTTTTTCGATCTCCCCGCAGATGGATCTGTCCGAAGGTTACGATGCCTTTGTCGCGCGCAAGGGGTCGCGCTGGACCAAGGCGAAGCGGGAGATTCGCAGGCGCTACCGAAAGACGGAGAAGGATATCGGGCCGATCCGGTTCACCTTCGATGACCGCTGCGACGCGACTTTCCAGCGTCATATGGAGATGAAGAATGCCCTGCTCGACCGCGCCGGTTCGCGGCTTCGGGTGAAATCGGATTGGCTGGGCCGCACGCTCGACGTCCTGCGCAACAGCGATGATTCCGACTTCGCGGCTGTAACGACCACGATCCACGCCGGCGACAGGCTGCTTGCATCGCACTTCGGGTTGAGGACCCGGAATGTATGGCATTGGTGGTTCCCTGCCTATGATCTGGCGGCCTACAAATTGGGGCCGGGCATCAATCTGGTCGACCAATGCGCCATGGCAGCAAAGGACCAAGGCATCTCGCTGATCGACTTCGGCCGGGGCGATGGGGCATTCAAATTGCTGTTCGCAGATCGCCATGTCGAGCTGTGCGAAGGCGCAATATCCCGCACCGGAAGTCTGGCCAATCTTGTCAGGCGCGGAGCGCACACATTTGTCGCGGCAGCGGAACATCTGCCGCTTGGCCGATATCGGACATACCCGCGCCGCGCCGCTGCCAAATTCGTGACCGGTGTCACCCTGCCAAAAATAACGGAAAGCCTGTCAGAGCGGAGCACCCAATGAACTTGCGGGGCGGCGTCATGAAAGGCGCCTTGTCGCTGGGCAGCGCGCGGCTTGTTTCCAACCTTTTGGGCGCGGTGGCGATCCTGATCCTGGCGCGGCTGCTTACGCCGGAGGACTTTGGCATCGTCGCCATTGCCACCGCGATCCTCACGATCGTCCAGTCGAGCACTGAACTTTCGCTCAACAACGCGCTTATCCAGCGCGATGATATCGATCAGACCCACATCGACACAGCGTGGACGATGGCGCTGATCCGGTCCGGCATCATCTGCGTGTTCTTCGCTCTCGCCGCCTGGCCGCTATCGCTCATATACTCCAACCCCGACCTGGTACTGGTGTTCATCGTGTCGGGCGTGACGGGTGCCATGATCGGATTGCAAAATCCGCGGATCTGGCTGGCGACCAAAAGCATGAACTTCATGGCGCTAGCATTTGTCCAGCTGTCCCAGAAAGCGGTTGCGATCCCCTTTGCCATCGGCATTGCGATGGTTTTCCAGTCATACTGGGCAATCATCGCCGGCAATGCGCTGGGTGCCTTTTCGGCTGCACTGCTAAGCTACATTCTGGTCCCTTACCGGCCGCGCATTTCATTGAAGCACGTCAGGGCAATCTGGTCATTTTCCAGCTGGATGTTTTTCAACCAGCTGCTTGAAACAATCAACTGGCGGATCGACCAGCTGATCATCGGATTGGTCGTACCCAAGGGCCAGCTTGGCATCTATGCGATGGCTGACAATATCGCGGTCATCCCGACCCGCGAAACGATCCAGCCGATCAGGCATGCCCTGTTCCCCGGCCTTGCCAATCTTTCTAATGATGTTGGCAGGCTGACCCGCTCGCATTTGCTCGCGCAATCGACAATCGCGATGGCAATCGCGCCGCTTGGGATTGGCCTGGCACTGGTAGCTGAACCTGCGGTACGAATTGCCTTGGGGGACAAGTGGCTGGCCGCCATCCCCTTTGTGAAAATTTGTGCAGTCTATTACGCGCTTGGGACTTTCACCGTGGGACTGCAGCCAGTTGCGATGGCCCTGGCGAAAACGAAATTGCTGTTCATTCGCCAGGTCATCGCGGTGTTTGTGAAGGTCCCTTTGATCATCGGCGGCTTGCTAAGCGGGGGTCTGATTGGCGCAGCACTCGGACGTTTCGCCAGCGAACTGATTACCGTCATGATAGAATTCCTTTTCCTGCGCCATTTGCTCGGCGTTTCGGTGCCGGAACAGCTTCGGCGCCACGCGCTCACGATTTGCGGCCTGCTGGCAATGTCGCTCGGCGTATACGTGGCGGATACGGCCTTGGCCCAAGCTGCGCTGAGCACCCTTGCCGAGCTGATTCTGAAGGTGGTGGCCGGAGGGGTGTCCTACGCCATCGCAATCATTTTCGCCTGGCTTGCGTTCGGGCGCCCCGAGGGTCCCGTGACCGAACTGCATACCGCGATCGGGCGTCTCGCTAATCGCCGCAAGAACCGGCGCACGACCACTCTGCCCGTAGAACGGCCGCAGCCATAGGGGCATGCATCAAGTTGGTAGATTGGGTGAAGCCAGAACGGCGGCGAGGCTAATGCACCAGGCTCAAGCCAGGCCGATCGGCTTTCCTTTGCCATAGCCATCGAGCACCGCTTCGGGCGGCCGGATGAACTCGCGTTCGCCGCGCGCTTCTGAAACGAGCGCTTTCGCCATGTCCTCGACATCTTTGCGGCTCCGGGGAGCCCAAGGCAATTCCGCATTGTCGGACCGCTGCCGCGGGACCTTCATCAGGTCCAGTACGAACGGTGCGTAGGATGCGAGAGCATTGCGGATCCTCGGGGCATATCGGAAGCGCAGGAAATCAACCTGTGCGCCGACCTTGTCGCTTGCATTCTGGCTCGGGATGAAATCCGCCCAGATCGTGTCCTTAAGCTCGCTCCGGTACCACGCAGCCGCATTCGACCAGCGCGGAGGCCGCCGGCGGGACCACGGCTTGGTGGATGTATAATGTTCGAGATACGGGGTCAGCGAACCCCCGAAATTGAGATAGGTTTCGTGCAGGTTCCAGCGCGGGTCGAGCGGAATCCACCTGTCTTCGAGCGCATGGTTGAGCGCGTCCTGATCGGGCGCTTCCATGCAGCCCTCGGGATGCTCGACCAGGAATTGCCGCGCCTTGGCCAGCACCCCTTGCTGGAGCATTTTGGGCCAGTCGAAAACCATCACGCCGGACTGCAAGTACGGGGCATCTTCCGAGAGGAACAGGTCCTTGCGCCGCCTGCGGATATTGCCGCTGAGATAATAGACGAAATCATGCACCGCCCCGGCAGGATGTCCTTCGAGGTCGAAGGTAACAAGCGGCTCGACCGAAGCCATGATGCGCGTATCGGCATCAAGATAGATCAGGCGATCGATCTCCGGCCCAAAGATCATGTCGAAGTACAAGCGCAAATATGCAGCACGCGGCCAACGTTCGTTGATCGGCTTTATCTTCTCTTCAACGAAGTCGGGAACGATGATCTGAACATCGACCTTTTTGCTGGCAAAGAAAGCGCGCGCAGCTTCCAGATCTTCGTCGCTTACATCGCAGCAAATCAGATAGAGATCGATGTCGTAGCCGCCGGGCAAATGGTCCGCGACGGACTTCAGCTGGCAACATGCAGCCGGCAAGTACCCGCTGTCGGTCGCTGTCGTTATTGCTGTTTTCATGGCGTCATGGCCTTCAACAGGGCAGGTGCAATTCCGTGGGTCACAGGCACTCCACCGCGCAGTCGATGCC
This genomic window contains:
- a CDS encoding glycosyltransferase family 8 protein; amino-acid sequence: MKTAITTATDSGYLPAACCQLKSVADHLPGGYDIDLYLICCDVSDEDLEAARAFFASKKVDVQIIVPDFVEEKIKPINERWPRAAYLRLYFDMIFGPEIDRLIYLDADTRIMASVEPLVTFDLEGHPAGAVHDFVYYLSGNIRRRRKDLFLSEDAPYLQSGVMVFDWPKMLQQGVLAKARQFLVEHPEGCMEAPDQDALNHALEDRWIPLDPRWNLHETYLNFGGSLTPYLEHYTSTKPWSRRRPPRWSNAAAWYRSELKDTIWADFIPSQNASDKVGAQVDFLRFRYAPRIRNALASYAPFVLDLMKVPRQRSDNAELPWAPRSRKDVEDMAKALVSEARGEREFIRPPEAVLDGYGKGKPIGLA
- a CDS encoding glycoside hydrolase, which codes for MELTFIGMIQVVIGILVVFFGSVRSALIFLLVSALFEGSAAIVLPSLGGSSIPPVQFALFFTTLRILAPKGGYVALLPSAIADNKWYVLFAIYGMATAYLGPRMFGGAINVFPMQPDPSLGPFGTVPLSPTPQNLTAGLYLFGAFMLAITSYIFCRVPNAPAALVKALVLISWLHILTGLADILTRGTGMESLLSVFRNSNYSALDNSIAGFVRIRGVLPEASSYAGLGFALFVANAEMWYRSINPRATGLLASMLALILFFSTASTAYVALAAFGIFFLMRAILFPNAAPSGKLFRAAFLGFGILVALCILLAIIPRLPFAVYELIMDMTVGKPASDSGQQRLFWAMQGWHAFLSSYGLGVGPGSFRSSSIITAIMGSMGLIGLITFGLHLKQVFEGSKRSAWGAGYTFEQSLAGALGTAAVFSLVPAAISSPHAVPSALFSIMASAAIALRCLSASQSATPDRQANEAPRGRISPHQLRGRHA
- a CDS encoding GNAT family N-acetyltransferase; translated protein: MRKRVLHARDLSPDLIALWQEFCRRDPIYSSPFYSPHFTQAVAQVRPDVRIAILEERGEIAGFLPFHLTKSGIGKPIGGQLNDYQGPILAPGAKITPEAILGAADISSYDFNHLPVAFTGLAREARSFSISPQMDLSEGYDAFVARKGSRWTKAKREIRRRYRKTEKDIGPIRFTFDDRCDATFQRHMEMKNALLDRAGSRLRVKSDWLGRTLDVLRNSDDSDFAAVTTTIHAGDRLLASHFGLRTRNVWHWWFPAYDLAAYKLGPGINLVDQCAMAAKDQGISLIDFGRGDGAFKLLFADRHVELCEGAISRTGSLANLVRRGAHTFVAAAEHLPLGRYRTYPRRAAAKFVTGVTLPKITESLSERSTQ
- a CDS encoding GumC family protein — protein: MNEARNLVRVERSNSSIAAYGAYPPAPVDRMDLSESASFFRRHLKLILGVTALAVVAGIIISLLVGRTYRAEATVMLTNDAVIIAQSTSAGLPQTPISSEFVDTQMQIITSQEMAQMVGNSLGLTSGLTGEEQREIVEELRSNVAAGRAGESYALTISYQAEKAAEAAQIANEFARQFVNWELNADQARNADARAIVEERLAELRDQAQSDTRALQEYRIRNNLLSTSGASLTEQEISTYNQEVTTARAAAAEDQARLNTALAQLRSGSVGDDVGEALGSPVITSLRSQEAVVATEVADLSAKYGPNHPQLIRSRSQLAEVQRRIQDEIGRVISNLRAKQAVSAQRLASLNTSLAGARAKLSQNNDAMVGLSEVERAAEASQGIYETYLNRFKELIAAEGSEKPNARILTNAEAPLFPHSPNIPLNMALALIIGLGIGVLAAYIKESLFHGISTPDEAEHDLGLPCLASVPLLSSIDKGSDHPATAIQDSPKSAFTESFRSLGAAIDIATQGQAQVIAVTSALPNEGKTVMSCCLASVLATGGQRTMLVDCDLRRQGISRLLNMQAGQKGLVDVLNGTAPLDLEQYDDDNVFCVLPLSPNREEPEHLLRGQEFVDLLDKLRGHFDRIILDLPPVLPIAATRILASRADATIFATKWRDTSKFAVRAALRRLPPEQVNVLGIVLSGVDMNKRSFLDPHDPYFYYSKYESYYA
- a CDS encoding glycosyltransferase: MHSPAPVATIRQHPASRPAFSEPRVAIVHYWLVGMRGGERVVERLLRLFPDADIFTNVYDPARTSAAINNANVRAGFVDRLPFANRLYQYYLPMMPMALEGLDLSQYDLVISSESGPAKGVITRPDAAHFCYCHSPMRYLWDHYHQYRSEAPPLARGAMSLMYHQLRMWDVSSSARVDQFIANSTFIEQRIRKFWRRESEVIHPPVDCALFKQSAEIDENYLWVGQMVPYKRPDLAVEAFNANGLPLTMVGTGSMLKKLRSIAKPNITFISHLDFASLKRAYARCRAFVMTAEEDFGITPVECMASGRPVIAFGRGGAKDTVVPGETGLFFDTQDAASLIEAVERMEVFLKEFDPRSSIDRAALFAPEHFDRKIMRLVRAI
- a CDS encoding lipopolysaccharide biosynthesis protein, which encodes MNLRGGVMKGALSLGSARLVSNLLGAVAILILARLLTPEDFGIVAIATAILTIVQSSTELSLNNALIQRDDIDQTHIDTAWTMALIRSGIICVFFALAAWPLSLIYSNPDLVLVFIVSGVTGAMIGLQNPRIWLATKSMNFMALAFVQLSQKAVAIPFAIGIAMVFQSYWAIIAGNALGAFSAALLSYILVPYRPRISLKHVRAIWSFSSWMFFNQLLETINWRIDQLIIGLVVPKGQLGIYAMADNIAVIPTRETIQPIRHALFPGLANLSNDVGRLTRSHLLAQSTIAMAIAPLGIGLALVAEPAVRIALGDKWLAAIPFVKICAVYYALGTFTVGLQPVAMALAKTKLLFIRQVIAVFVKVPLIIGGLLSGGLIGAALGRFASELITVMIEFLFLRHLLGVSVPEQLRRHALTICGLLAMSLGVYVADTALAQAALSTLAELILKVVAGGVSYAIAIIFAWLAFGRPEGPVTELHTAIGRLANRRKNRRTTTLPVERPQP